Proteins encoded together in one Quercus lobata isolate SW786 chromosome 3, ValleyOak3.0 Primary Assembly, whole genome shotgun sequence window:
- the LOC115980696 gene encoding uncharacterized protein LOC115980696, translating to MGKLSPRYYGPFQILKKIGQVSYKLDLPSNSKLHSTFHVSCLKAKLGQHVAAIPTLPAADAEGILNPKPIAMLQERSHQLRNRTVTQVLIQWHGEGVENATWENLYQLQQQYPHLVGKRVLVLGCRAGCDARLCKLGCNSDAGCDAAMV from the exons ATGGGGAAATTGTCTCCTAGGTATTATGGACCCTTCcaaatcttgaaaaaaattggTCAGGTGTCTTACAAGCTAGACTTACCATCAAATTCCAAGTTGCATTCCACGTTTCATGTTTCATGTCTAAAAGCAAAATTGGGTCAGCATGTGGCAGCCATTCCTACTCTTCCAGCTGCAGATGCAGAGGGCATCTTGAATCCTAAACCCATTGCTATGTTGCAGGAGAGGTCCCATCAGTTGAGGAATAGGACTGTGACTCAAGTCTTAATTCAGTGGCACGGGGAAGGTGTGGAGAATGCTACTTGGGAGAATTTGTACCAGCTGCAGCAACAATATcctcaccttgtgggcaag AGGGTGCTGGTGTTGGGGTGCAGAGCAGGCTGTGATGCAAGGCTGTGCAAGCTAGGATGCAACAGTGATGCAGGATGTGATGCAGCAATGGTGTAG